A genomic stretch from Planctomycetaceae bacterium includes:
- a CDS encoding 16S rRNA (uracil(1498)-N(3))-methyltransferase, translated as MSRTLRFFCPEINKNTVLTDSQFHHLTKVLRLQNGAAVELFNGKGTLAKALINKIEKHQAGVILLDTQTFPKPDNRRIIIAPSIAKGERFDLLVAKCTELGVDAIIPTLYDRTVKQTIQPKRLNMIAIESSKQCRRLFLPTIDEPAILPQTIEKLKKDYPNAKFIFGSLSQGSISIMNFDAGENDCVAFIGPEGGLTDDEEKMLKSFNAQPVSLTNTVLRIETAAIAAASILAIKRSK; from the coding sequence ATGAGTCGAACGCTTAGATTTTTCTGTCCGGAAATAAACAAAAACACTGTCTTAACAGACTCGCAGTTTCATCATCTGACAAAAGTTTTAAGACTTCAAAACGGTGCCGCCGTTGAATTATTTAACGGCAAAGGCACACTTGCCAAAGCTCTTATCAATAAAATCGAAAAACATCAGGCCGGCGTTATTCTTTTAGACACACAGACTTTTCCAAAACCAGACAATCGCAGAATCATCATCGCGCCGAGCATAGCCAAAGGCGAACGCTTTGATTTACTTGTCGCCAAATGCACAGAATTAGGCGTTGATGCGATTATACCGACTTTATACGATAGAACGGTGAAGCAGACAATTCAGCCAAAACGGCTCAATATGATAGCGATAGAATCGTCCAAGCAGTGCCGCAGATTATTTCTGCCGACGATTGATGAGCCGGCAATTCTTCCGCAGACAATTGAAAAACTGAAAAAGGATTATCCGAACGCAAAGTTTATTTTTGGTTCTCTATCGCAAGGCTCGATATCGATTATGAATTTTGATGCGGGTGAAAATGATTGCGTTGCGTTCATCGGCCCTGAAGGCGGCCTGACGGATGACGAAGAAAAAATGCTGAAAAGTTTTAACGCTCAACCGGTAAGTCTAACAAATACGGTTTTACGAATCGAAACCGCCGCGATTGCCGCCGCTTCTATATTAGCAATCAAAAGAAGCAAATAA